The proteins below come from a single Triticum aestivum cultivar Chinese Spring chromosome 5D, IWGSC CS RefSeq v2.1, whole genome shotgun sequence genomic window:
- the LOC123122957 gene encoding thioredoxin-like protein HCF164, chloroplastic: protein MASVTSRCSGLLLPDLRPGLAGLRSRSRPPSSPRVSLRAGRRRPRTLSCVAPPDSAEPKTDEQQVKAELGEEKPQPSSSSSSTPQEAAAEPPVPDRGLNRRIAVLTTLAAVGLFGSQRLQLGGFSLKDLAANAVPYEEALSNGKPTVVEFYADWCEVCRELAPDIYKIEQQYKDRINFVMLNVDNTKWEQELDEFGVEGIPHFAFLDKEGNEEGNVVGKLPRQYFLDNVVALSSGDPTIPHARAVGQYSSAEFRKVHQVADPRSHG from the exons ATGGCGAGTGTGACCTCGAGgtgctccggcctcctcctcccggaCCTGCGGCCGGGCCTCGCGGGACTCCGCAGCCGCTCGCGTCCGCCTTCTTCGCCCCGCGTCAGTCTGCGCGCGGGCCGTCGCCGGCCGAGAACCCTGTCCTGCGTCGCGCCGCCCGACTCCGCGGAGCCCAAGACG GACGAGCAGCAGGTGAAAGCTGAGCTGGGTGAAGAAAAGCCTcagccaagcagcagcagcagcagcacgcccCAGGAGGCTGCTGCAGAGCCACCTGTTCCAGACAGGGGTCTCAACAGAAGGATAGCTGTGCTCACCACTCTTGCCGCGGTGGGCCTCTTTGGATCTCAGAGGCTCCAACTTGGCGGGTTTTCTCTCAAGGATCTTGCTGCCAATGCTGTGCCATATGAAGAG GCTCTCTCAAATGGCAAGCCCACTGTTGTCGAATTTTACGCGGACTGGTGTGAAGTTTGTCGAGAGTTAGCTCCAGATATTTACAAAATTGAGCAACAGTACAA GGACCGCATCAACTTTGTCATGTTGAATGTCGACAATACAAAGTGGGAACAAGAGCTTGATGAGTTTGGGGTAGAAGGTATTCCTCATTTTGCCTTTCTGGATAAGGAAGGAAATGAGGAAGGCAATGTTGTTGGGAAGCTTCCAAGACAATATTTTCTTGACAATGTGGTTGCTCTGTCTTCTGGTGATCCAACGATACCTCATGCACGAGCCGTTGGTCAATACTCGAGCGCAGAATTCAGAAAAGTCCATCAAGTTGCTGATCCCAGAAGTCATGGCTAG